One Helianthus annuus cultivar XRQ/B chromosome 7, HanXRQr2.0-SUNRISE, whole genome shotgun sequence genomic region harbors:
- the LOC110868291 gene encoding sister chromatid cohesion 1 protein 4 isoform X1: protein MFYSQFILAKKGPLGTIWIAAHLERKLRKNQVADTDIGVSVDSILFPEMPIALRLSSHLLLGVVRIYSKKVNYLFDDCSEALLKVKQAFRSTAVDLPPEESTAPYHSITLPETFDLDDFELPDNDLQGNYVDQHISSKDQITLQDTMEGVVYTTSKFGLDERFGDGDASGLDLDEELLAEKAATPELATGTLNSDDDPQASVHANDSGGTPNQDIDEYDGDNEPVDYAEAPSTPGLWEEPNLSNIQETSTCDDHQEPENHTITEFGVKENLENAPHQHHHNQLESHENSLPHVAAATANDIGSTIFTESRSAEPVIPVSNDPVQVETLPSKKLIDGPPPGFQIPNDNRENFVEYQGNQENAFRITTVLESNAEKDSVVSTPQHHASLGPKDSNQVPFPHASMANSDLPAIRPCVTFPSHESNGPHVTEPLIKNVPEIHHAEIRQNDEVRVDNAVQREVQVENINSYSNDFSAPVIQREVQVENINNYTNDFSAPVVQREVQVENVNRYTDDFSAPVIQREVQVENINSYTNDISAPEKRLPMPHWLSDVPKNFVPESTPLETDITSGKKRTFTESSMTPHSLNLNESSGLYPTSMTSQSFNLNQSSGLFTTNTPAQSLNLNESSGFFTTNTTAQSINLNQSSGFFTTDTIAQNSNLNQSSGFFTTNSTAQNSNLNQSSGFFTTNTTAQNSNLNQSSGFFTTNTTAQNSNLNQSSGFFSTNTTAQNLNLNQSSGSFTINMSGQHVMNDDDLLSSILVGRKSSMLKSKPAPPVVTPSTKRRRSSAPKTSVMKRKVLMDDNMVLHGDTIRQQLTNTEDIRRLRKKAPCTRSEISMLEKQFWEDELFSEPIFTGVSIKLASLHKQLYNLSKIVVSHNDASLESEKDPKSISQNVEKETQLEVRPEVSKQNANFEPVAEQPIEFPMVRDNHTHDNNTVNLDYYESQPPQMVATEHVAKPFNSEHDLFNQSSAMEIDPKSFPDADIGVSVMPTEVEPPTHADVDHVVPSDAFDMSAAMGEVQVDADASLQTDVPVVSSSEKVDEDAALTSNFDLDINGTKSIENAVAAEINIDVAPVREMSVEKQDQDSEFRKNEEVVNEDAALTSNFESDAQKSVYNGIFGEEYGTIGAYDTEVDPSLPNVSLDERENTGHQVTFETTEMNAEDVSADPASNRVDDDESTHPAVENNTDFLNFDDGDDDGADAGGDYGTDVEATRVIDNSGWSSRTKAVARYLQVMFDKEGERGRNMIAVNNLLVGKTRKEASRMFFETLVLKTKDYIHVEQADPFGDINVFPRSKLLKSDF from the exons ATGTTTTATTCGCAGTTTATATTAGCGAAAAAGGGTCCGTTAGGGACGATATGGATCGCGGCGCATCTCGAGAGGAAGCTTAGGAAAAATCAGGTTGCTGATACTGATATTGGTGTCTCTGTAG ACTCAATCCTATTTCCTGAGATGCCTATTGCACTGCGGTTGTCCAGCCATCTGTTGCTTGGTGTGGTTAGGATTTACTCAAAAAAGGTCAATTACCTTTTTGACGATTGCAGTGAGGCTTTGCTTAAAGTCAAACAAGCTTTCCGGTCAACTGCTGTGGACTTGCCACCTGAAGAATCTACTGCTCCTTATCACTCAATAACCCTGCCAGAGACTTTCGATCTAGATGATTTTGAGCTGCCCGACAATGATCTGCAGGG TAATTATGTTGATCAACACATCAGTTCAAAGGACCAGATCACACTTCAAGATACTATGGAGGGCGTTGTTTATACTACATCTAAATTTGGACTTGACG AGAGATTTGGTGACGGTGATGCATCTGGTTTAGATCTTGATGAG GAACTATTGGCCGAGAAGGCTGCAACGCCTGAACTTGCTACTGGTACATTGAATTCAGA TGATGATCCTCAGGCATCTGTCCATGCTAATGATAGTGGTGGCACTCCAAATCAG GATATAGACGAGTATGACGGAGATAACGAACCGGTTGACTATGCTGAAGCTCCATCTACTCCTGGACTATGGGAAGAACCGAATTTGTCCAACATTCAAGAAACTTCCACATGTGATGATCATCAGGAACCAGAAAATCACACCATTACAGAATTCGGCGTAAAGGAGAATTTAGAAAACGCTCCACATCAACATCATCATAATCAATTAGAGTCGCATGAGAACTCGCTACCACATGTTGCAGCAGCAACAGCAAACGATATCGGTTCAACAATCTTTACAGAATCCCGTTCAGCTGAACCTGTTATCCCCGTGTCTAATGATCCTGTTCAAGTGGAAACTTTACCAAGTAAAAAACTCATTGACGGGCCGCCGCCTGGATTTCAGATTCCCAATGATAACCGTGAAAACTTTGTAGAATATCAAG GAAATCAAGAGAATGCATTCCGTATTACCACCGTATTGGAATCAAACGCTGAAAAAGACAGCGTTGTTAGTACTCCGCAACATCATGCTTCTTTGGGACCGAAAGATTCTAATCAAGTTCCGTTTCCTCATGCCAGCATGGCGAATTCTGATTTGCCTGCTATTAGGCCATGTGTCACTTTCCCGAGCCATGAAAGTAATG GACCACATGTAACTGAACCATTGATTAAAAACGTTCCGGAAATTCATCATGCGGAAATTCGTCAGAATGATGAAGTTCGGGTGGATAATGCAGTCCAAAGGGAGGTTCAAGTAGAAAACATCAACAGCTACTCAAATGACTTTTCTGCCCCTGTAATTCAAAGGGAGGTTCAAGTAGAGAACATCAATAACTACACAAATGACTTTTCTGCCCCTGTAGTCCAAAGAGAGGTTCAAGTAGAAAACGTCAACCGCTACACGGATGACTTTTCTGCCCCTGTAATTCAACGGGAGGTTCAAGTAGAAAACATCAACAGCTACACTAATGACATCTCTGCCCCTGAGAAACGGCTCCCTATGCCACATTGGCTTTCAGATGTACCCAAGAACTTCGTACCGGAAAGTACACCACTTGAAACCGACATAACATCGGGAAAAAAACGCACTTTCACTGAAAGCTCGATGACTCCCCACAGTCTAAATCTAAACGAATCTTCGGGTTTATATCCCACAAGTATGACTTCTCAGAGCTTCAATTTAAATCAGTCTTCGGGTTTATTCACCACAAATACGCCTGCTCAGAGTCTAAATTTAAACGAGTCTTCAGGGTTTTTCACTACAAATACGACTGCCCAAAGTATAAACTTGAATCAATCTTCAGGTTTTTTCACTACAGATACGATTGCCCAGAATTCAAATTTGAACCAATCTTCTGGTTTTTTCACTACAAATTCGACTGCCCAGAATTCAAATTTGAACCAATCTTCGGGTTTTTTCACTACAAATACGACTGCCCAGAATTCAAATTTGAACCAATCTTCGGGTTTTTTCACTACAAATACGACTGCCCAGAATTCAAATTTGAACCAATCTTCGGGTTTTTTCTCTACAAATACGACTGCCCAGAATCTAAATTTGAATCAATCTTCGGGTTCATTCACCATAAATATGAGTGGACAACATGttatgaatgatgatgatttgttGTCTTCAATATTAG TTGGGAGAAAATCTTCGATGCTAAAATCGAAACCCGCTCCCCCTGTTGTGACACCATCTACAAAACGAAGGCGATCATCTGCACCCAAGACCAGTGTTATGAAAAGGAAGGTGCTCATGGATGATAACATGGTTTTGCATGGCGA CACAATACGTCAGCAATTGACAAACACCGAAGACATCCGGCGATTAAGAAAGAAAGCCCCTTGCACTCGTTCTGAAATCTCGATGCTTGAGAAACAATTCTGGGAAGATGAACTTTTTAGTGAACCGATATTTACTG GTGTGTCGATCAAATTGGCGTCTTTGCACAAGCAGTTATATAATCTAAGTAAAATTGTCGTCTCTCATAATGATGCTTCTTTAGAAAGCGAAAAAGACCCAAAATCGATATCCCAGAACGTTGAAAAGGAAACACAATTAGAAGTCAGGCCAGAAGTTTCTAAACAAAATGCCAACTTTGAACCTGTTGCAGAGCAGCCAATCGAGTTTCCTATGGTGAGAGACAATCACACACACGACAACAATACGGTCAATTTGGACTATTACGAAAGTCAACCACCACAGATGGTTGCAACCGAACATGTGGCCAAACCCTTCAATTCAGAACATGATCTTTTTAATCAGAGCAGTGCAATGGAGATTGACCCAAAAAGCTTTCCAGATGCTGATATTGGTGTTTCTGTTATGCCTACTGAGGTTGAACCACCGACACACGCTGATGTGGACCATGTGGTTCCAAGTGATGCTTTTGACATGTCAGCAGCAATGGGTGAGGTTCAGGTGGATGCGGATGCTTCTCTGCAAACCGATGTCCCAGTTGTCAGTTCGAGTGAAAAAGTAGACGAGGATGCAGCGTTAACTTCAAATTTTGACTTGGATATAAATGGTACTAAATCTATTGAAAATGCCGTAGCTGCTGAGATAAATATCGATGTTGCTCCGGTTAGAGAAATGTCGGTAGAGAAACAAGATCAAGACAGTGAATTCAGGAAAAACGAAGAGGTTGTAAACGAGGATGCAGCGTTAACTTCGAATTTCGAGTCTGATGCGCAGAAATCGGTTTATAATGGTATATTTGGTGAAGAATACGGAACAATTGGAGCATATGATACTGAAGTAGATCCGAGTTTGCCAAATGTTTCACTGGACGAACGAGAAAATACAGGTCATCAGGTTACTTTTGAGACGACTGAAATGAACGCAGAAGATGTCTCCGCGGACCCCGCCAGTAACAGAGTTGATGATGAT GAATCTACTCACCCTGCAGTTGAAAACAATACAG ATTTTCTGAACTtcgatgatggtgatgatgacggAGCGGATGCCGGTGGTGATTACGGGACTGATGTGGAAGCCACACGGGTGATCGACAACAGTGGATGGTCTTCGCGTACAAA GGCTGTTGCAAGATACCTCCAAGTAATGTTCGATAAGGAAGGAGAGCGTGGAAGAAATATGATCGCTGTGAACAATCTACTCGTTGGTAAAACCCGCAAAGAGGCATCAAGAATGTTCTTTGAAACACTG GTTCTGAAGACTAAGGATTACATTCACGTGGAGCAGGCAGATCCGTTTGGAGACATAAATGTTTTCCCACGGTCGAAGCTTTTGAAATCCGACTTCTAA
- the LOC110868291 gene encoding sister chromatid cohesion 1 protein 4 isoform X2: protein MPIALRLSSHLLLGVVRIYSKKVNYLFDDCSEALLKVKQAFRSTAVDLPPEESTAPYHSITLPETFDLDDFELPDNDLQGNYVDQHISSKDQITLQDTMEGVVYTTSKFGLDERFGDGDASGLDLDEELLAEKAATPELATGTLNSDDDPQASVHANDSGGTPNQDIDEYDGDNEPVDYAEAPSTPGLWEEPNLSNIQETSTCDDHQEPENHTITEFGVKENLENAPHQHHHNQLESHENSLPHVAAATANDIGSTIFTESRSAEPVIPVSNDPVQVETLPSKKLIDGPPPGFQIPNDNRENFVEYQGNQENAFRITTVLESNAEKDSVVSTPQHHASLGPKDSNQVPFPHASMANSDLPAIRPCVTFPSHESNGPHVTEPLIKNVPEIHHAEIRQNDEVRVDNAVQREVQVENINSYSNDFSAPVIQREVQVENINNYTNDFSAPVVQREVQVENVNRYTDDFSAPVIQREVQVENINSYTNDISAPEKRLPMPHWLSDVPKNFVPESTPLETDITSGKKRTFTESSMTPHSLNLNESSGLYPTSMTSQSFNLNQSSGLFTTNTPAQSLNLNESSGFFTTNTTAQSINLNQSSGFFTTDTIAQNSNLNQSSGFFTTNSTAQNSNLNQSSGFFTTNTTAQNSNLNQSSGFFTTNTTAQNSNLNQSSGFFSTNTTAQNLNLNQSSGSFTINMSGQHVMNDDDLLSSILVGRKSSMLKSKPAPPVVTPSTKRRRSSAPKTSVMKRKVLMDDNMVLHGDTIRQQLTNTEDIRRLRKKAPCTRSEISMLEKQFWEDELFSEPIFTGVSIKLASLHKQLYNLSKIVVSHNDASLESEKDPKSISQNVEKETQLEVRPEVSKQNANFEPVAEQPIEFPMVRDNHTHDNNTVNLDYYESQPPQMVATEHVAKPFNSEHDLFNQSSAMEIDPKSFPDADIGVSVMPTEVEPPTHADVDHVVPSDAFDMSAAMGEVQVDADASLQTDVPVVSSSEKVDEDAALTSNFDLDINGTKSIENAVAAEINIDVAPVREMSVEKQDQDSEFRKNEEVVNEDAALTSNFESDAQKSVYNGIFGEEYGTIGAYDTEVDPSLPNVSLDERENTGHQVTFETTEMNAEDVSADPASNRVDDDESTHPAVENNTDFLNFDDGDDDGADAGGDYGTDVEATRVIDNSGWSSRTKAVARYLQVMFDKEGERGRNMIAVNNLLVGKTRKEASRMFFETLVLKTKDYIHVEQADPFGDINVFPRSKLLKSDF from the exons ATGCCTATTGCACTGCGGTTGTCCAGCCATCTGTTGCTTGGTGTGGTTAGGATTTACTCAAAAAAGGTCAATTACCTTTTTGACGATTGCAGTGAGGCTTTGCTTAAAGTCAAACAAGCTTTCCGGTCAACTGCTGTGGACTTGCCACCTGAAGAATCTACTGCTCCTTATCACTCAATAACCCTGCCAGAGACTTTCGATCTAGATGATTTTGAGCTGCCCGACAATGATCTGCAGGG TAATTATGTTGATCAACACATCAGTTCAAAGGACCAGATCACACTTCAAGATACTATGGAGGGCGTTGTTTATACTACATCTAAATTTGGACTTGACG AGAGATTTGGTGACGGTGATGCATCTGGTTTAGATCTTGATGAG GAACTATTGGCCGAGAAGGCTGCAACGCCTGAACTTGCTACTGGTACATTGAATTCAGA TGATGATCCTCAGGCATCTGTCCATGCTAATGATAGTGGTGGCACTCCAAATCAG GATATAGACGAGTATGACGGAGATAACGAACCGGTTGACTATGCTGAAGCTCCATCTACTCCTGGACTATGGGAAGAACCGAATTTGTCCAACATTCAAGAAACTTCCACATGTGATGATCATCAGGAACCAGAAAATCACACCATTACAGAATTCGGCGTAAAGGAGAATTTAGAAAACGCTCCACATCAACATCATCATAATCAATTAGAGTCGCATGAGAACTCGCTACCACATGTTGCAGCAGCAACAGCAAACGATATCGGTTCAACAATCTTTACAGAATCCCGTTCAGCTGAACCTGTTATCCCCGTGTCTAATGATCCTGTTCAAGTGGAAACTTTACCAAGTAAAAAACTCATTGACGGGCCGCCGCCTGGATTTCAGATTCCCAATGATAACCGTGAAAACTTTGTAGAATATCAAG GAAATCAAGAGAATGCATTCCGTATTACCACCGTATTGGAATCAAACGCTGAAAAAGACAGCGTTGTTAGTACTCCGCAACATCATGCTTCTTTGGGACCGAAAGATTCTAATCAAGTTCCGTTTCCTCATGCCAGCATGGCGAATTCTGATTTGCCTGCTATTAGGCCATGTGTCACTTTCCCGAGCCATGAAAGTAATG GACCACATGTAACTGAACCATTGATTAAAAACGTTCCGGAAATTCATCATGCGGAAATTCGTCAGAATGATGAAGTTCGGGTGGATAATGCAGTCCAAAGGGAGGTTCAAGTAGAAAACATCAACAGCTACTCAAATGACTTTTCTGCCCCTGTAATTCAAAGGGAGGTTCAAGTAGAGAACATCAATAACTACACAAATGACTTTTCTGCCCCTGTAGTCCAAAGAGAGGTTCAAGTAGAAAACGTCAACCGCTACACGGATGACTTTTCTGCCCCTGTAATTCAACGGGAGGTTCAAGTAGAAAACATCAACAGCTACACTAATGACATCTCTGCCCCTGAGAAACGGCTCCCTATGCCACATTGGCTTTCAGATGTACCCAAGAACTTCGTACCGGAAAGTACACCACTTGAAACCGACATAACATCGGGAAAAAAACGCACTTTCACTGAAAGCTCGATGACTCCCCACAGTCTAAATCTAAACGAATCTTCGGGTTTATATCCCACAAGTATGACTTCTCAGAGCTTCAATTTAAATCAGTCTTCGGGTTTATTCACCACAAATACGCCTGCTCAGAGTCTAAATTTAAACGAGTCTTCAGGGTTTTTCACTACAAATACGACTGCCCAAAGTATAAACTTGAATCAATCTTCAGGTTTTTTCACTACAGATACGATTGCCCAGAATTCAAATTTGAACCAATCTTCTGGTTTTTTCACTACAAATTCGACTGCCCAGAATTCAAATTTGAACCAATCTTCGGGTTTTTTCACTACAAATACGACTGCCCAGAATTCAAATTTGAACCAATCTTCGGGTTTTTTCACTACAAATACGACTGCCCAGAATTCAAATTTGAACCAATCTTCGGGTTTTTTCTCTACAAATACGACTGCCCAGAATCTAAATTTGAATCAATCTTCGGGTTCATTCACCATAAATATGAGTGGACAACATGttatgaatgatgatgatttgttGTCTTCAATATTAG TTGGGAGAAAATCTTCGATGCTAAAATCGAAACCCGCTCCCCCTGTTGTGACACCATCTACAAAACGAAGGCGATCATCTGCACCCAAGACCAGTGTTATGAAAAGGAAGGTGCTCATGGATGATAACATGGTTTTGCATGGCGA CACAATACGTCAGCAATTGACAAACACCGAAGACATCCGGCGATTAAGAAAGAAAGCCCCTTGCACTCGTTCTGAAATCTCGATGCTTGAGAAACAATTCTGGGAAGATGAACTTTTTAGTGAACCGATATTTACTG GTGTGTCGATCAAATTGGCGTCTTTGCACAAGCAGTTATATAATCTAAGTAAAATTGTCGTCTCTCATAATGATGCTTCTTTAGAAAGCGAAAAAGACCCAAAATCGATATCCCAGAACGTTGAAAAGGAAACACAATTAGAAGTCAGGCCAGAAGTTTCTAAACAAAATGCCAACTTTGAACCTGTTGCAGAGCAGCCAATCGAGTTTCCTATGGTGAGAGACAATCACACACACGACAACAATACGGTCAATTTGGACTATTACGAAAGTCAACCACCACAGATGGTTGCAACCGAACATGTGGCCAAACCCTTCAATTCAGAACATGATCTTTTTAATCAGAGCAGTGCAATGGAGATTGACCCAAAAAGCTTTCCAGATGCTGATATTGGTGTTTCTGTTATGCCTACTGAGGTTGAACCACCGACACACGCTGATGTGGACCATGTGGTTCCAAGTGATGCTTTTGACATGTCAGCAGCAATGGGTGAGGTTCAGGTGGATGCGGATGCTTCTCTGCAAACCGATGTCCCAGTTGTCAGTTCGAGTGAAAAAGTAGACGAGGATGCAGCGTTAACTTCAAATTTTGACTTGGATATAAATGGTACTAAATCTATTGAAAATGCCGTAGCTGCTGAGATAAATATCGATGTTGCTCCGGTTAGAGAAATGTCGGTAGAGAAACAAGATCAAGACAGTGAATTCAGGAAAAACGAAGAGGTTGTAAACGAGGATGCAGCGTTAACTTCGAATTTCGAGTCTGATGCGCAGAAATCGGTTTATAATGGTATATTTGGTGAAGAATACGGAACAATTGGAGCATATGATACTGAAGTAGATCCGAGTTTGCCAAATGTTTCACTGGACGAACGAGAAAATACAGGTCATCAGGTTACTTTTGAGACGACTGAAATGAACGCAGAAGATGTCTCCGCGGACCCCGCCAGTAACAGAGTTGATGATGAT GAATCTACTCACCCTGCAGTTGAAAACAATACAG ATTTTCTGAACTtcgatgatggtgatgatgacggAGCGGATGCCGGTGGTGATTACGGGACTGATGTGGAAGCCACACGGGTGATCGACAACAGTGGATGGTCTTCGCGTACAAA GGCTGTTGCAAGATACCTCCAAGTAATGTTCGATAAGGAAGGAGAGCGTGGAAGAAATATGATCGCTGTGAACAATCTACTCGTTGGTAAAACCCGCAAAGAGGCATCAAGAATGTTCTTTGAAACACTG GTTCTGAAGACTAAGGATTACATTCACGTGGAGCAGGCAGATCCGTTTGGAGACATAAATGTTTTCCCACGGTCGAAGCTTTTGAAATCCGACTTCTAA